In a single window of the Labrus mixtus chromosome 20, fLabMix1.1, whole genome shotgun sequence genome:
- the LOC132995519 gene encoding SH3 and cysteine-rich domain-containing protein 2-like isoform X2 — MMTENNEMESDSQLQRSPSTMSIQPMTSKLERLKRSLSFKTMMRSKSVENFFQRSYSDARLPPDFITDPPPPSPPLLPGSPLVCDRSPSISPSLSPNPSISSHSPSLSLSPSLPTKPPRPQITHCFQDHVFRKPTNCQHCKHMIVGNSKQALRCKTCKMAAHLWCTSELSQQLCHGKSGAFKRNFSSPMLVNDQLSVVKEVQPSQDIPVPEPEMEKEEDESSSQAQTPADDSSVKMPKRIEVHAIHTYVALYKFLPQEQNDLELNPGDRVQVTDDSNEEWWKGKSGDRVGFFPANFVQRVQPGERVWRVVQGLPGNRERGHMAVKESQICVGKLEDGEVFLKLSSGKKRGLVPADSIEEI, encoded by the exons ctcGAGAGACTGAAACGGTCACTGTCCTTCAAGACCATGATGCGCAGCAAAAGCGTGGAGAACTTCTTTCAAAGGTCCTACAGTGACGCTCGCCTGCCCCCCGATTTCATCACGGACCCGCCGCCTCCTTCTCCCCCGCTGCTGCCCGGCTCCCCTCTCGTCTGCGACCGCTCACCCTCCATTTCACCGTCTCTCAGCCCCAACCCCTCCATCTCCTCACACTCCCCTTCTCTCAGCCTCTCCCCATCATTGCCCACCAAACCTCCCCGGCCTCAGATCACCCACTGTTTCCAGGACCATGTGTTCCGCAAGCCCACCAACTGCCAGCACTGCAAGCACATGATAGTGG GAAACTCTAAACAGGCTCTGCGGTGTAAAACCTGCAAGATGGCTGCTCACCTGTGGTGCACCTCAGAACTATCACAGCAGCTGTGTCACGGGAAG TCTGGAGCTTTCAAGCGAAACTTCAGCTCGCCGATGCTCGTCAACGACCAATTGTCAGTCGTCAAGGAAGTTCAACCAAGCCAAG ACATCCCAGTCCCTGAGCCTGAGatggaaaaagaggaagatgaaagcAGCAGCCAAGCTCAGACTCCTGCAGATGACAGCAGTGTGAAG ATGCCGAAGCGCATTGAAGTTCACGCAATCCACACCTACGTTGCCCTCTACAAGTTCCTGCCTCAGGAACAGAATGACCTGGAACTTAA TCCCGGTGATCGGGTGCAGGTCACCGATGACTCTAATGAAGAGTGGTGGAAG GGTAAGAGTGGCGACAGAGTCGGTTTCTTCCCTGCCAACTTTGTGCAGAGGGTGCAgccaggagagagagtgtggcgGGTCGTCCAGGGTCTTCCAGGCAACCGAGAGAGAGGTCACATGGCCGTGAAGGAATCCCAG ATCTGTGTGGGGAAGCTAGAAGATGGTGAGGTGTTTCTGAAGCTGAGCAGTGGCAAGAAGAGAGGGCTGGTCCCAGCTGACTCCATAGAGGAGATCTGA
- the LOC132995519 gene encoding SH3 and cysteine-rich domain-containing protein 2-like isoform X1, with protein MMTENNEMESDSQLQRSPSTMSIQPMTSKLERLKRSLSFKTMMRSKSVENFFQRSYSDARLPPDFITDPPPPSPPLLPGSPLVCDRSPSISPSLSPNPSISSHSPSLSLSPSLPTKPPRPQITHCFQDHVFRKPTNCQHCKHMIVGNSKQALRCKTCKMAAHLWCTSELSQQLCHGKSGAFKRNFSSPMLVNDQLSVVKEVQPSQEAVRMRVDPVYAALRYGTSLAQMSRSSFGSLSESPTRSLGEGDEERQQRQCSMEEEITQETGDIPVPEPEMEKEEDESSSQAQTPADDSSVKMPKRIEVHAIHTYVALYKFLPQEQNDLELNPGDRVQVTDDSNEEWWKGKSGDRVGFFPANFVQRVQPGERVWRVVQGLPGNRERGHMAVKESQICVGKLEDGEVFLKLSSGKKRGLVPADSIEEI; from the exons ctcGAGAGACTGAAACGGTCACTGTCCTTCAAGACCATGATGCGCAGCAAAAGCGTGGAGAACTTCTTTCAAAGGTCCTACAGTGACGCTCGCCTGCCCCCCGATTTCATCACGGACCCGCCGCCTCCTTCTCCCCCGCTGCTGCCCGGCTCCCCTCTCGTCTGCGACCGCTCACCCTCCATTTCACCGTCTCTCAGCCCCAACCCCTCCATCTCCTCACACTCCCCTTCTCTCAGCCTCTCCCCATCATTGCCCACCAAACCTCCCCGGCCTCAGATCACCCACTGTTTCCAGGACCATGTGTTCCGCAAGCCCACCAACTGCCAGCACTGCAAGCACATGATAGTGG GAAACTCTAAACAGGCTCTGCGGTGTAAAACCTGCAAGATGGCTGCTCACCTGTGGTGCACCTCAGAACTATCACAGCAGCTGTGTCACGGGAAG TCTGGAGCTTTCAAGCGAAACTTCAGCTCGCCGATGCTCGTCAACGACCAATTGTCAGTCGTCAAGGAAGTTCAACCAAGCCAAG aGGCTGTGCGGATGCGGGTAGACCCTGTGTATGCTGCCCTGCGCTACGGGACGTCCTTGGCACAGATGAGCCGCTCCAGTTTTGGCAGTTTGTCAGAATCGCCAACACGCTCCCTg GGGgagggagatgaggagaggcAGCAGAGGCAGTGCAGCATGGAAGAGGAGATAACTCAGGAGACAGGGG ACATCCCAGTCCCTGAGCCTGAGatggaaaaagaggaagatgaaagcAGCAGCCAAGCTCAGACTCCTGCAGATGACAGCAGTGTGAAG ATGCCGAAGCGCATTGAAGTTCACGCAATCCACACCTACGTTGCCCTCTACAAGTTCCTGCCTCAGGAACAGAATGACCTGGAACTTAA TCCCGGTGATCGGGTGCAGGTCACCGATGACTCTAATGAAGAGTGGTGGAAG GGTAAGAGTGGCGACAGAGTCGGTTTCTTCCCTGCCAACTTTGTGCAGAGGGTGCAgccaggagagagagtgtggcgGGTCGTCCAGGGTCTTCCAGGCAACCGAGAGAGAGGTCACATGGCCGTGAAGGAATCCCAG ATCTGTGTGGGGAAGCTAGAAGATGGTGAGGTGTTTCTGAAGCTGAGCAGTGGCAAGAAGAGAGGGCTGGTCCCAGCTGACTCCATAGAGGAGATCTGA